The following coding sequences lie in one Hyalangium gracile genomic window:
- the gspC gene encoding type II secretion system protein GspC, which produces MELFFRKYFWTVNLVFILLVAWMVARTANLFVESKIAPEASTEPAARTPQRVKEAERLASLELEALSRLTGIKIPEPEPVVQEPTAATPTYDDNAEPVKSGLRVKLLGTLVASDKNWSFASVQDMVTQRSQTYMVGDRIQGAEVTDIQRERVIVINNSRKEFIDGQPGDGSTPAPAFTPPPVAAATPAPNSGLGTGIRATSENEYEVPRGEIDKTLANLNEVAMQARIVPAFKDGQAQGFKLFSIRPDSIYSKIGVQNGDVIRRINGFDLNSPEKALEVYSKLKESSRIEIEIERNGTPIRKTYNVR; this is translated from the coding sequence ATGGAACTCTTCTTCCGCAAGTACTTCTGGACCGTGAACCTCGTGTTCATCCTGCTCGTCGCCTGGATGGTGGCGCGCACGGCGAACCTGTTCGTGGAATCCAAGATCGCGCCGGAGGCCAGCACGGAACCAGCGGCGCGCACCCCTCAGCGCGTCAAGGAAGCCGAGCGGCTGGCCTCGCTGGAGCTGGAGGCCCTGTCCCGGCTGACGGGCATCAAGATCCCCGAGCCCGAGCCCGTGGTGCAGGAGCCCACCGCGGCGACGCCCACGTACGACGACAACGCCGAGCCGGTGAAGAGCGGCCTGCGCGTGAAGCTGCTCGGCACGCTGGTGGCCTCCGACAAGAACTGGTCCTTCGCCTCCGTGCAGGACATGGTCACCCAGCGCTCGCAGACGTACATGGTCGGCGACCGCATCCAGGGCGCGGAAGTCACGGACATCCAGCGCGAGCGCGTCATCGTCATCAACAACAGCCGCAAGGAGTTCATCGACGGCCAGCCGGGTGACGGCAGCACGCCGGCGCCCGCCTTCACGCCGCCTCCGGTGGCCGCCGCCACGCCCGCGCCCAACAGCGGGCTGGGCACGGGCATCCGCGCCACCAGCGAGAACGAGTACGAGGTGCCGCGCGGAGAGATCGACAAGACGCTGGCCAACCTCAACGAGGTGGCCATGCAGGCGCGCATCGTGCCGGCCTTCAAGGACGGGCAGGCCCAGGGCTTCAAGCTCTTCTCCATCCGCCCGGACTCCATCTATTCGAAGATCGGCGTCCAGAACGGCGACGTCATCCGCCGCATCAACGGCTTCGACCTGAACAGCCCCGAGAAGGCGCTCGAGGTCTACTCGAAGCTCAAGGAATCCTCCCGCATCGAGATCGAGATCGAGCGCAACGGCACGCCGATCCGCAAGACGTACAACGTCCGTTAA
- a CDS encoding sigma-54-dependent transcriptional regulator — MTTATVLVVDDDRANLDSVARIFQREGLATLSASNGTEALDLLRKPEVSVMVTDLMMPGMDGQELLKAARAIRPDVEVVLMTAYATVETAVAAMKDGAYDFITKPLKRHSLVKAVQKALEKQALVAENKSLKAKLAEIGASGGKAMVGQSPAFRAMMDTLRQAAPSTATVLLIGESGTGKELAARALHEHSTRAKGPFIAVNCAALPESILEAELFGVERGAYTGAVARREGRFERAHGGTLFLDEVGEMPLSAQVKLLRVLQEGEIERLGGTQTVKVDVRLVAATNKDLQKEVAEGRFREDLYYRLNVVEIRVPALASRREDIPLLADAFLRRFAAKNSKSLRGFSEEALRILENYAWPGNVRELEHAVERAVVLARGEVLEASDLPESVRKGPLGSAGQLIIPIGTPMEEVERRVIHETLRHTKGDKTLAARLLGIAARTIYRKLEREASGLPSEREPDAPEEREPPSQDE; from the coding sequence ATGACTACCGCCACGGTCCTGGTCGTTGACGACGACCGCGCCAATCTCGACTCCGTCGCCCGCATCTTCCAGCGAGAGGGGCTCGCCACCCTCTCCGCCTCTAATGGCACCGAAGCCCTGGACTTGCTGCGCAAGCCCGAGGTCAGCGTCATGGTGACGGATCTGATGATGCCCGGCATGGACGGCCAGGAGCTGCTCAAGGCCGCGCGCGCCATCCGCCCGGACGTGGAGGTGGTGCTGATGACGGCCTACGCCACGGTGGAGACGGCCGTGGCCGCCATGAAGGACGGCGCCTACGACTTCATCACCAAGCCGCTCAAGCGCCACTCGCTGGTGAAGGCCGTGCAGAAGGCGCTGGAGAAGCAGGCCCTCGTCGCGGAGAACAAGTCCCTCAAGGCGAAGCTGGCGGAGATCGGCGCCTCGGGCGGCAAGGCCATGGTGGGCCAGTCCCCGGCCTTCCGGGCCATGATGGACACGCTGCGCCAGGCCGCGCCCTCCACGGCCACCGTGCTGCTGATCGGCGAGTCCGGCACCGGCAAGGAGCTGGCCGCCCGCGCCCTGCACGAGCACTCCACCCGCGCCAAGGGCCCCTTCATCGCCGTCAACTGCGCCGCCCTGCCCGAGAGCATCCTCGAGGCGGAGCTGTTCGGCGTGGAGCGCGGCGCCTACACCGGCGCGGTGGCTCGCCGCGAGGGCCGCTTCGAGCGCGCCCACGGCGGCACCCTCTTCCTGGATGAAGTCGGAGAGATGCCGCTGTCGGCCCAGGTGAAGCTCTTGCGCGTGCTCCAGGAGGGAGAGATCGAACGGCTGGGTGGCACCCAGACGGTGAAGGTGGACGTGCGCCTGGTGGCCGCCACCAACAAGGATCTCCAGAAGGAGGTGGCCGAGGGCCGCTTCCGCGAGGACCTGTACTACCGCCTCAACGTGGTGGAGATCCGCGTCCCCGCGCTGGCCTCGCGCCGCGAGGACATCCCCCTGCTGGCGGACGCCTTCCTGCGCCGCTTCGCCGCCAAGAACAGCAAGTCGCTGCGCGGCTTCTCCGAGGAGGCCCTGCGCATCCTGGAGAACTACGCCTGGCCGGGAAACGTGCGAGAGCTCGAGCACGCCGTGGAGCGCGCGGTCGTCCTGGCCCGGGGCGAGGTGCTGGAGGCCAGCGACCTGCCCGAGAGCGTGCGCAAGGGCCCCCTGGGCTCGGCGGGCCAGCTGATCATCCCCATCGGCACCCCCATGGAGGAAGTCGAGCGCCGGGTGATCCACGAGACGCTGCGCCACACCAAGGGGGACAAGACGCTGGCCGCCCGCCTGCTCGGCATCGCCGCGCGCACCATCTACCGCAAGCTGGAGCGCGAGGCCTCGGGCCTGCCCTCCGAGCGAGAGCCGGACGCCCCCGAGGAGCGGGAGCCGCCCTCCCAGGACGAATGA
- a CDS encoding trifunctional serine/threonine-protein kinase/ATP-binding protein/sensor histidine kinase: MLTLPGYTLRGAVRATGTHLLCYGVRERDGASVMLKTPTSVSPAPREAERYRREFRILQRLRDVRGVARVVGYEQIQDRPVLLMEPVEGVPLSELTGRPLAVAQALDVAVSLASTLAALHRRGVIHKDIKPAHILVTPSGETCLIDFGIATFQLVEHVEAAPAPHIEGTLAYMSPEQTGRMNRSVDYRTDLYSLGVTLYELLAGSLPFQASDALEWFHAHMARVPPPLSERVPGLPPILSAIVSKLLAKVAEERYQSAEGLKADLDRCQESVRRGVHEDFAIGGHDFPNRFQLPQRLYGRDTHAALLLQSFERVARAGKPELVLVRGYSGIGKSAVVNELHKPVVRQRGFFLSGKFDQLQRNIPYATLAQALRGLTQQLLAGSDEALARWSGLLKEAWEGYGQLLVDVVPQLELVAGRQPPMQELPPAQAQHRFNTVFRKSLGVFATPEHPLVIFLDDLQWADLASLQLIQHLLTHPETPPVLWIGAYRDNEVDAAHPLRQVLTELRKAGVRTTEVQLEPLSLEEVRQLVADTLPGAGPELVGPLAVVVRAKTGGNPFFLLQLLQTLNQDGLLVRTPEGSWRWDAEGIQARGYSDNVVDFMVGKLRQFPPRTQHLLRLAACVGSSFTRSLLHLISDLAEGSELEQGLEPALQEGMVVRAGQDHYRFLHDRIQQAAYALIPEPDRKAIHLRIGRLLLASIPPEALPEKLFGVVSQLNAGAELIDAPAERRRLALLNADAGRKAKVSTAFRSASAYFATAFQLLPGSPWETEPKLAFTFQLEQATCDLMSGNAVEARRRVEELLTRARTRVEMGGVYRLKSMLLIASGEIEAAAECLLECLAQMGMSMSLRPSWEEVKAANDELWAMLGDRPIESLADLPRMADPDMEVLMSVLSLLFLPAYLTDHRLLTLQLCRMLLILLQHGNTAAAAHAYAWYGVVTGPMFKRYREGYAFGRLALELVERHELGALRGKILYIMEVISTWTQPLPRTQDSIQRAFQHALQASDLQIACYCSYHAVTYRFAVGQPLEEIAQEASARLAFVRKMGFMDVQYILLHTRSYAQGLRGLTRALGSLSWEEFDETSFEQQLVPGRMTTAQCWYWSFKMQARYMAGAFIEALEAGDKAVALAWSSLGQIQLLDLHLFHALTVAACFGTLTSEERAKRLEELRRHQQQLGEWARFSPSTFLAPERMVRAELARITGRHEEAVQAYEEALEAATEHDFIQYVALASELAARYWRERRVRTIADTYARRAREAYLQWGATAKVKHLDAQWPQLATAANRVDRDSLEADPELFNVVSLVKAQQLVSGELVLERLATTLLLVAIDNAGAQDGALLLPRGGKYSVVAVSGSPAEGLSVGMDESQLPASLLSYIRRTREHVLIGDTSQPHPFSADPWFQRARARSVLCLPLVRQEELLGVLYLENRLHANAFTAARLSLLRPLASQAAISLENARLYSELQRTEGALRQANDELEQRVEERTRELKQAQARLMETARAAGMAEVAANVLHNVGNVLTSAVINLQTMRKTVDSSRANRLKQVVALLEEQKGDLSGFFAKDPRGGRLPSYLAALSEELQRDQSSLREDMEAMDKHLEHIRAIVRVQQSHHRDPFVIEECDLAQLIADALSIQLPTLRRHDVTVTQELASLPPVTLEKHKVLQILINLFSNAKNAMSSVSAGERRLHVRLESVGNKARIQVVDNGVGISPEIRSRLFSQGFTTREGGHGLGLHSSALAARMLGGILTLDSEGPGKGATATLELPLE; this comes from the coding sequence ATGTTGACTCTGCCCGGTTACACGCTTCGAGGTGCTGTGAGGGCCACGGGCACCCACCTGCTCTGCTACGGGGTGCGTGAGCGGGACGGCGCGTCGGTGATGCTCAAGACGCCCACGTCCGTCTCTCCGGCCCCGCGTGAGGCCGAGCGCTATCGCCGCGAGTTCCGGATCCTCCAGCGCCTGCGTGACGTGCGGGGCGTGGCCCGCGTCGTCGGCTACGAGCAGATCCAGGACCGGCCCGTGCTCCTGATGGAGCCGGTGGAGGGGGTGCCGCTGTCCGAGCTGACGGGGCGGCCGCTCGCGGTGGCCCAGGCCCTGGACGTGGCCGTCTCCCTGGCCAGCACCCTGGCCGCGCTCCACCGGCGCGGCGTCATCCACAAGGACATCAAGCCCGCCCACATCCTCGTCACGCCCTCGGGTGAGACATGTCTCATCGACTTCGGGATCGCGACGTTCCAGCTCGTCGAGCACGTGGAGGCGGCCCCCGCGCCCCACATCGAAGGGACGCTGGCGTACATGTCTCCGGAGCAGACCGGGCGCATGAACCGGTCGGTGGACTACCGCACGGATCTGTACTCGCTGGGCGTCACCCTCTACGAGCTGCTGGCGGGGAGCCTGCCGTTCCAGGCGAGCGACGCGCTCGAGTGGTTCCATGCCCACATGGCGCGGGTGCCTCCGCCGCTGAGCGAGCGGGTGCCGGGCCTGCCGCCCATCCTGTCCGCCATCGTGTCGAAGCTGTTGGCGAAGGTCGCCGAGGAGCGCTACCAGAGCGCGGAGGGGCTCAAGGCGGATCTCGATCGCTGCCAGGAGAGCGTGCGCCGGGGCGTGCACGAGGACTTCGCGATCGGCGGGCATGACTTCCCCAACCGCTTCCAGCTCCCGCAGCGCCTGTACGGGCGGGACACGCACGCCGCCCTGCTGCTCCAGAGCTTCGAGCGCGTGGCGCGGGCCGGGAAGCCAGAGCTGGTGCTGGTGCGCGGCTACTCGGGCATCGGCAAGTCCGCGGTGGTGAACGAGCTGCACAAGCCGGTGGTGCGCCAGCGCGGGTTCTTCCTCAGCGGCAAGTTCGATCAGCTCCAGCGCAACATCCCCTATGCCACGCTGGCGCAGGCCCTCCGCGGGCTGACACAGCAGCTGCTGGCGGGCAGCGACGAGGCGCTGGCCCGCTGGAGCGGGCTCCTGAAGGAGGCGTGGGAGGGGTACGGGCAGCTCCTGGTGGACGTGGTGCCGCAGCTGGAGCTCGTCGCGGGCAGGCAGCCGCCGATGCAGGAGCTGCCTCCGGCCCAGGCCCAGCACCGCTTCAACACCGTCTTCCGCAAGTCCCTGGGTGTCTTCGCGACCCCGGAGCACCCGCTCGTCATCTTCCTGGATGATCTGCAGTGGGCGGATCTGGCCAGCCTGCAGCTCATCCAGCACCTGCTCACCCACCCGGAGACGCCGCCGGTGCTGTGGATCGGCGCCTACCGCGACAACGAGGTGGACGCCGCCCACCCGCTGCGGCAGGTGCTGACGGAGCTGCGCAAGGCGGGTGTGCGGACCACGGAGGTCCAGCTGGAGCCGCTGAGCCTCGAGGAGGTGCGGCAGCTGGTCGCCGATACGCTCCCCGGAGCGGGGCCGGAGCTCGTCGGGCCCCTGGCGGTCGTCGTCCGGGCCAAGACGGGGGGCAACCCCTTCTTCCTGCTGCAGCTCCTTCAGACGCTCAACCAGGACGGGCTCCTGGTGCGCACCCCCGAGGGCTCCTGGCGCTGGGATGCCGAGGGCATCCAGGCCCGGGGCTACTCCGACAACGTCGTCGACTTCATGGTGGGCAAGCTGCGGCAGTTCCCGCCGCGGACCCAGCACCTGCTGCGGCTGGCGGCCTGCGTGGGCAGCTCGTTCACGCGCTCCCTGCTGCACCTCATCTCCGATCTCGCGGAGGGCTCCGAGCTGGAGCAGGGCCTGGAGCCCGCGCTCCAGGAGGGCATGGTGGTGCGCGCCGGCCAGGACCACTACCGCTTCCTGCATGACCGCATCCAGCAGGCGGCCTACGCCCTCATCCCCGAGCCGGACCGCAAGGCCATCCACCTGCGCATCGGCCGGCTGCTGCTGGCGAGCATTCCTCCCGAGGCCCTGCCGGAGAAGCTCTTCGGCGTCGTGAGCCAGCTCAACGCGGGCGCGGAGCTGATCGACGCTCCCGCGGAGCGCCGCCGCCTGGCGCTCCTGAACGCGGACGCGGGCCGCAAGGCCAAGGTCTCCACCGCCTTCCGCTCGGCCAGCGCGTACTTCGCGACGGCCTTCCAGCTGCTCCCGGGCAGCCCCTGGGAGACGGAGCCCAAGCTGGCCTTCACGTTCCAGCTCGAGCAGGCGACCTGTGACTTGATGAGCGGCAACGCCGTCGAGGCCCGTCGCCGGGTGGAGGAGCTGCTGACCCGGGCCCGCACCCGCGTGGAGATGGGGGGCGTCTACCGCCTGAAGAGCATGCTGCTCATCGCCTCGGGCGAGATCGAGGCCGCCGCGGAGTGTCTGCTGGAGTGCCTGGCGCAGATGGGCATGTCCATGTCGCTGCGCCCCTCCTGGGAGGAGGTGAAGGCCGCCAACGACGAGCTGTGGGCCATGCTCGGGGATCGGCCCATCGAGAGCCTCGCCGACCTGCCGCGCATGGCGGATCCGGACATGGAGGTGCTGATGAGCGTCCTCAGCCTCCTGTTCCTGCCGGCGTACCTCACCGACCACCGGCTGCTCACCTTGCAGCTGTGCCGGATGCTCCTCATCCTCCTCCAGCATGGCAACACGGCGGCCGCCGCGCATGCGTACGCCTGGTACGGCGTGGTGACGGGGCCCATGTTCAAGCGGTACCGCGAGGGCTATGCCTTCGGCCGGCTGGCCCTCGAGCTCGTCGAGCGGCATGAGCTCGGCGCCCTGCGAGGGAAGATCCTCTACATCATGGAGGTCATCAGCACCTGGACGCAGCCGCTGCCCAGGACGCAGGACTCCATCCAGCGAGCGTTCCAGCACGCGCTCCAGGCGAGTGATCTCCAGATCGCCTGCTACTGCAGCTACCACGCCGTGACGTACCGCTTCGCGGTGGGACAGCCCCTGGAGGAGATCGCCCAGGAGGCGAGCGCGCGCCTGGCCTTCGTGCGGAAGATGGGCTTCATGGATGTGCAGTACATCCTCCTGCACACCCGGAGCTACGCGCAGGGCCTGCGCGGGCTCACGCGCGCGCTCGGCTCGCTGAGCTGGGAGGAGTTCGACGAGACGTCCTTCGAGCAGCAGCTGGTGCCCGGGCGGATGACGACCGCGCAGTGCTGGTACTGGAGCTTCAAGATGCAGGCGCGCTACATGGCCGGCGCCTTCATCGAGGCGCTCGAGGCGGGGGACAAGGCGGTCGCGCTCGCGTGGTCCTCGCTCGGCCAGATCCAGCTGTTGGATCTGCACCTCTTCCATGCGCTGACCGTGGCGGCCTGCTTCGGCACGCTCACCTCCGAGGAGCGGGCGAAGCGCCTCGAGGAGCTGCGGCGGCACCAGCAGCAGCTGGGAGAGTGGGCCCGCTTCTCTCCCTCGACCTTCCTCGCGCCCGAGCGAATGGTCCGCGCGGAGCTGGCCCGCATCACCGGCCGGCACGAGGAGGCGGTCCAGGCCTACGAGGAGGCGCTCGAGGCCGCCACCGAGCACGACTTCATCCAGTACGTGGCCCTGGCCAGCGAGCTCGCCGCCCGGTACTGGCGCGAGCGGCGCGTGCGGACGATCGCGGACACCTACGCCAGGAGGGCTCGGGAGGCGTACCTGCAGTGGGGCGCCACCGCCAAGGTCAAGCACCTGGACGCGCAGTGGCCGCAGCTGGCCACCGCGGCCAATCGCGTCGATCGCGACTCCCTCGAGGCGGACCCGGAGCTGTTCAACGTGGTCAGCCTCGTCAAGGCCCAGCAGCTCGTCTCGGGCGAGCTCGTGCTGGAGCGGCTGGCGACCACGCTGCTGCTGGTCGCCATCGACAACGCTGGCGCCCAGGACGGAGCCCTGCTGCTCCCGCGCGGGGGGAAGTATTCGGTGGTGGCGGTCTCGGGCAGCCCGGCCGAGGGCCTCTCCGTGGGCATGGACGAGTCCCAGCTGCCGGCCTCGCTCCTCTCCTATATCCGGCGCACGCGCGAGCACGTGCTCATCGGCGACACCTCGCAGCCCCATCCCTTCTCGGCGGATCCCTGGTTCCAGCGCGCCAGGGCTCGCTCCGTGCTGTGCCTGCCGCTGGTCCGCCAGGAGGAGCTGCTCGGCGTGCTGTACCTGGAGAACCGTCTCCACGCCAACGCCTTCACTGCCGCGCGCCTGTCGCTGCTGAGGCCGCTGGCCTCGCAGGCGGCGATCTCTCTCGAGAACGCCCGGCTCTACTCCGAGCTCCAGCGCACGGAGGGCGCGCTGCGCCAGGCCAACGACGAGCTGGAGCAGCGCGTGGAGGAGCGCACCCGGGAGCTCAAGCAGGCCCAGGCGCGGCTGATGGAGACGGCGCGCGCGGCGGGCATGGCCGAGGTGGCCGCCAACGTGCTCCACAACGTCGGCAACGTGCTCACCAGCGCGGTGATCAACCTCCAGACGATGCGCAAGACGGTGGACTCCTCGCGCGCGAACCGGCTCAAGCAGGTGGTGGCCCTGCTCGAGGAGCAGAAGGGCGACCTGTCCGGCTTCTTCGCGAAGGATCCTCGCGGGGGCCGGCTGCCGAGCTACCTCGCCGCCCTGTCCGAGGAGCTCCAGCGCGATCAGTCCTCGCTCCGCGAGGACATGGAGGCCATGGACAAGCACCTCGAGCACATCCGCGCCATCGTCCGGGTCCAGCAGAGCCATCACCGCGATCCCTTCGTCATCGAGGAGTGCGATCTGGCCCAGCTCATCGCGGACGCCCTGAGCATCCAGCTGCCGACCCTGCGGCGACATGACGTCACCGTCACGCAGGAGCTGGCCTCGCTGCCTCCGGTGACCCTGGAGAAGCACAAGGTGCTGCAGATCCTCATCAACCTCTTCAGCAACGCCAAGAACGCCATGAGCTCGGTGTCCGCGGGGGAGCGCAGGCTGCACGTGCGGCTCGAGTCGGTAGGGAACAAGGCGCGCATCCAGGTGGTGGACAACGGCGTCGGCATCTCGCCGGAGATCCGCTCCCGGCTCTTCTCCCAGGGCTTCACGACGCGCGAGGGCGGCCATGGCCTGGGGCTGCACTCCAGCGCGCTGGCGGCGCGGATGCTGGGTGGCATCCTCACGCTGGACAGCGAGGGCCCCGGCAAGGGCGCCACCGCCACCTTGGAGCTCCCTCTCGAGTAG